GGTTGACGTAATTTGGATTATTAACCCAATTAACTTCATTAACCTCTGCTCCAGTAGCTTTTCGGATGATGAATCCAGTTCCAGGAGTAAACACTAATTCGGCGCCCACATCTTCGCTTCCGCCATCTTTTACCCATTTAGCACCGTCCCAAGTGTATACGGTAGCATCGGCTGCGAGTCGATTCTGCTGAGCTTGGGCATTGTCCCATACAAGAAGCTCATCTCCTGTTGCAAATACACCACTAGCAGCTAGTCCTGATTCATCTAGTGACATTTCAATAGGACGTTGAAGACCGACTAAATTGTCTTGTTGTGAGGAGTCTTGGAAAACCAAAGGCAAACCGAGATCACCCATAACCACTTCACCAGTAAATGTCACTGTCGTAGACGTTAAATCATTACGCAAAACAAAGTAAGAGTCAGGGAGTAAAACTGTTCCACCGAAGTCACCGCTAAGGTCTCCCCCGATTTTGCGCCAACTACCATCATAATAATAATAGGTTGAGTCCGCAGCCAAATTGATGCCTTCACCAAAGGAAGGAATAAAGATTTCACTGTCACGCATTGCATGAGACGTAGACGCGTTAACTCCTGCTCCTTCAGGAAAAAGAAGATCAAGTGTCCAGAATGGATGAATTGAGAAGCTGACGCCTTGAACCAGGTCTGAAATATCCTCCTCAACGTCAAAAGTGATTGCGTTAGCGGTATTTGAACTGATACCTGCATAATTGCCTGCTGCTGCTCCCGAACGGAAAAATCCGTAGTGAGTGCCCGCCCATTCGTCGACATCCCAACCAGGACTTCCTTCCGCAGTAAGGGTAGCACCACTAGCGGAATTGACCACACCATTGAATACAGCTGGCTGCTTCAAAGGTATAGAAAGGATCGTATCAGAATCTCCAAGAGCAGTTACTTGAATAACTCCTACCGGGTTCGTAGTGGCATCAATGGCAAAGGCATTTATAGAAAATGACCCCAATATTGCGATCAAGAGGGGGAGGCGGGACAACTTAGCTAATCTCATAGTTTAATTAATTAGAATTACTATAATTAGTGTGCAACAATTTACTTAATAAGCGCAAAATCTTTTTTATTAAATTTCTGTCAGAATTAGACTCTGTAATTTCTAAAATATTCCTGTCAGTTTTCGATAAACGACCCCTAGGAATCAAAAAACATTAGGCAGCACGATTTTTGCCGAATGCGAGAACAATCTTGACGTTCTTTTTACCCCTTTCAGGCGTTTTCGTCCTTAAGGAGCTTGTATTCGGCGGCATCAAGCAAAGCTTCCAGACTTGCAGCCACAATATTATCGCTGGCTCCAACCGTGCCCCAGATCTCGTCTCCGTCGGTGGATTCGATAAAAACACGGGTTTGAGCGTCTACTCCATTCTCGGACTCAAGGATTCTCACTTTGAAATCTCGAAGCTCTACTTCCATAATGGCCGGGAAATCCACAGCAAGAGCTGACCGTATGGCTTTATACAAAGCACTCACCGGGCCCGTAGACTCTGCGACGCAATGATTTACCTGTCCATTAACTTCGACTTTCACCGTAGCCTCAGAGACGACAGACTGAGAATCATCGCGGTGACCCTCAATCACTCGGAATCCTTTCAAAACGAAGAAGGGACTGTGGTGCTTCAAGAACTTTGAAAGCAGGAGTTTAAATGAGGCATCAGCGGCTTCGTACTCATAGCCTTTATGCTCGAGTGCTTTCAGTTGATCTAGAAATGCCTTCATCTCAGGCGATTTTTCCTCAACTTCCATCCCGAGCTCTTTTGCCTTCATCATCAGGCTACTCCTTCCAGACATGTCGGAGACGAGGATTCGCTGACGGTTCCCCACTTCCTCCGGACGTATGTGCTCGTAACTCCGAGCGACCTTCAAGGCTGCATTCGCATGAACTCCACCTTTATGGGCAAAGGAAGAAGCTCCAACAAAAGGAGCCCTGTTGTCAGATCGAACGTTGGCAAGATCATCAATGTAGAGAGAAAGGTCACGAAGCTCATTCAATCTGGATCGACAATTCATATCTCGATCCATCTTCAATACCAGGTTTGGAATGATTGATGTCAGGTTGGCATTCCCATTACGCTCACCATACCCATTCATAGTTCCCTGAACCATGGTAGCACCGATATCAATTCCAGCGAGACTTACAGCTACGCCAACCCCAGCATCGTTGTGGCAATGGACGCCGACCTTTTCACTACCAAACTTATCAACTACTACCTTGGTGATTGATTCCACCTCTGATACCAGCTTTCCGCCATTCGTATCGCACAGAACAATAAAATCCGCACCCCCTCGTTCAGCAGCTTCGAGCGTTTTCAATGCATAGTCTGAACTGTCGACGTATCCATCGTAGAAGTGTTCAGCATCATAAATCACTTCCCTTCCCGACTCTTTCAGATATCGGACCGAATCTTCAATCATAGCCAAATTCTCTTCGGCCGTGGTACGTAAGACATCAGTTACATGGAGTAACCAGGTTTTCCCAAAAATGGTCACAACCTCAGTTTCAGCATCTAATAATAGCTGAATTTGAGGATCATCTTTAGCCTCTAGCTTTGCACGCCTGGTAGAACCAAAAGCGGCAACTTTGGCATGCTTGAGTTTAACCCCTTTGATTTCTTCAAAGAATGCCATATCTCTTGGATTAGATCCAGGCCATCCCCCTTCGATATAATCCACGCCAAATTGATCCAATTTCTGCGTAATTAGGATTTTATCAGTAGCAGAAAATGAAATGCCTTCTCCCTGAGTTCCATCTCTCAGGGTCGTGTCGTAGATAAGAACCGAATTGTTTCCACTCATAAAATATCGTTAGTTAACTAGATTGACTGACGGATGAAGGTTTTTACGGCATCTACATCGGATGCAACCTTATGTTTCACTAGAGGCATAGTTTTCAATACCTCCAAGGAGGGGTGCTTCGGCTGAGAACCTATACACTCAATAATTGTTTCTGGAAACTTTGCCGGATGTGCAGTGGATAGCACAACTTTCGGATTCCCAGAATCAAAGCCAGTGAGACCACATGCAGTATGCGGATCAGCTACATAGCCATGTGCCTGATGAAGTTTAGTAATGATATCTCTAATTTCCGTATCCGTAGTCCGACTGCTGGTGAAGGTGCTCGAATCAAAATCAACGAATTCGTATTCACCGGACGCCTTAAAAGCATCCATTATGTTTCGGACTTTTTCTGGGTTCTCACCCTCCGCAAAATAGATAAATCGTTCAAAATTTGAAGCCACCTGGATATCCATCGATGGAGCCAAACTGGGACTCACATCATGAACGACATAGTTTCCAGATGAAAACAACCGGTGCAAAATGTCATTCTGATTGGTTGCGACACGGAAAGAACCAATGGGCAATCCCATCTGCTGAACCATCCAACCAGCGAGTATGTTTCCAAAGTTTCCGGTAGGCACCACAAACTCTGTTGACGCACGTACAGATTCTGGAAGCCGCCAGTATCCATGTATATAATAGACACATTGAGCCAAAACACGGGCCAGGTTAATTGAGTTAACAGCCGATAGGTTGACTTCCTCACGAAAAGCTCGGTCACCAAAAGCTTCTTTTAATACCTTCTGCGTGTCATCGAAACTTCCCTCAACAGCCAATGGGTAAACGTTTCCTTCACCCGTGCAGGCCATCTGCCTTTCCTGCAGCGGAGAGATCCGTCCGTCTGGATATAAAATAAAAATGCGAACACCCGATTTGCCAAGCAGTCCATGAATGGCAGCAGCCCCCGTATCGCCCGAGGTAGCCCCAAGGACCGTGATAGGTCGTCTGGTCTTCTCTATTTGGTATTCATAAAGGTTCCCCAGAAGCTGAAGGGCGAAATCTTTAAAAGCCAGAGTAGGACCGTGAAACAACTCTAGAATAAATAAGTCTGGGCTCAGTTGCTTCAAGGGAGCAATCTCTTCATGATCAAACTTCCCATAAGATTTGGCGACGATCTCTCTAAGAACCGAAGGCTCAATATCCGTAGCAAAATGCCTCAGGAATTCGAAACAGAGTTCTTCATATCCTAGATCTTTCCATTTCGAAAAATGCTTACTTAGATCTGGCATTGCCTCGGGAACAAACAGTCCACCATCCGGAGCCAGTCCAAGGGCAACCGCTTCTGAAAATGAAACAGCCGGTGTTTGACCTCTAGTACTAACAAACTTCATCAGCCAGCTGTTTTCAAATCGAAAGCGGTATGAGCTAATTGAGCTGCCAAGTCTGCGTGCTCCAAATTGATGGCCACCGAAATTTTAATTTCAGAGGTACCAATCAACTTAATATTTATACCACCATCCGCCAGCGTCTTAAACAACTTTGCAGCTACTCCCGAATGACTCCGCATCCCGACTCCGACGACGGATAATTTCGCAATGTCGGTTGAGCTGGTTAGGGTTCCACCAATGTCTTGAAATACTTGATTCACTACTCCCTCAGCCTTCAAGGTATCATCTTTGGGAATAGTGAAGGTCATATTCGCTTTTCCTTCACGACCGATATTTTGCACGATCATATCGACCAGAATATTTGACTCAGCAAGCGCAGTGAACAACTTACCGGCTGTGCCAGGTTCATCGGGGAGATCACTGACGACAACTTGAGTTTGGCTTTTGTCCACGGCAACGCCACGCACCAATACTTCTTCCATCGAGGAAACTTCTTCTTTCACAATTGTACCGGGTTCATTGTTAAAACTGGATCGCACCTCAAAGGTGACTTTGTACTTTTTCGCAAATTCAACAGCACGAGCTTGCATAACCTTAGTGCCCATACTGGCGAGCTCGAGCATTTCGTCGTAACTGACTTCATCTAACTTCACCGCATCTTTTACAATCCTCGGATCAGCCGTAAAAACTCCTTCGACATCCGTAAAGATCTGGCAGAGATCAGCCTCTAATCCGGCCGCCATAGCAACCGCACTCAAATCCGACCCACCCCGACCAAGAGTGCTAATTT
This genomic stretch from Opitutia bacterium ISCC 52 harbors:
- a CDS encoding aspartate kinase, translated to MARIVQKYGGTSVGTVERIQAVAERIKETYDNGNEVVVVVSARSGVTNELVSRAKSINPEPNEREMDMLLAVGEQETIALMAMALHALGIPAESRTGPQAGVITDDSHTKARIVRVEGGGIPDLLAAGKVVIVAGFQGINSVGQISTLGRGGSDLSAVAMAAGLEADLCQIFTDVEGVFTADPRIVKDAVKLDEVSYDEMLELASMGTKVMQARAVEFAKKYKVTFEVRSSFNNEPGTIVKEEVSSMEEVLVRGVAVDKSQTQVVVSDLPDEPGTAGKLFTALAESNILVDMIVQNIGREGKANMTFTIPKDDTLKAEGVVNQVFQDIGGTLTSSTDIAKLSVVGVGMRSHSGVAAKLFKTLADGGINIKLIGTSEIKISVAINLEHADLAAQLAHTAFDLKTAG
- the cimA gene encoding citramalate synthase, which translates into the protein MSGNNSVLIYDTTLRDGTQGEGISFSATDKILITQKLDQFGVDYIEGGWPGSNPRDMAFFEEIKGVKLKHAKVAAFGSTRRAKLEAKDDPQIQLLLDAETEVVTIFGKTWLLHVTDVLRTTAEENLAMIEDSVRYLKESGREVIYDAEHFYDGYVDSSDYALKTLEAAERGGADFIVLCDTNGGKLVSEVESITKVVVDKFGSEKVGVHCHNDAGVGVAVSLAGIDIGATMVQGTMNGYGERNGNANLTSIIPNLVLKMDRDMNCRSRLNELRDLSLYIDDLANVRSDNRAPFVGASSFAHKGGVHANAALKVARSYEHIRPEEVGNRQRILVSDMSGRSSLMMKAKELGMEVEEKSPEMKAFLDQLKALEHKGYEYEAADASFKLLLSKFLKHHSPFFVLKGFRVIEGHRDDSQSVVSEATVKVEVNGQVNHCVAESTGPVSALYKAIRSALAVDFPAIMEVELRDFKVRILESENGVDAQTRVFIESTDGDEIWGTVGASDNIVAASLEALLDAAEYKLLKDENA
- a CDS encoding TIGR02597 family protein, which translates into the protein MRLAKLSRLPLLIAILGSFSINAFAIDATTNPVGVIQVTALGDSDTILSIPLKQPAVFNGVVNSASGATLTAEGSPGWDVDEWAGTHYGFFRSGAAAGNYAGISSNTANAITFDVEEDISDLVQGVSFSIHPFWTLDLLFPEGAGVNASTSHAMRDSEIFIPSFGEGINLAADSTYYYYDGSWRKIGGDLSGDFGGTVLLPDSYFVLRNDLTSTTVTFTGEVVMGDLGLPLVFQDSSQQDNLVGLQRPIEMSLDESGLAASGVFATGDELLVWDNAQAQQNRLAADATVYTWDGAKWVKDGGSEDVGAELVFTPGTGFIIRKATGAEVNEVNWVNNPNYVNQP
- a CDS encoding threonine synthase, with the translated sequence MKFVSTRGQTPAVSFSEAVALGLAPDGGLFVPEAMPDLSKHFSKWKDLGYEELCFEFLRHFATDIEPSVLREIVAKSYGKFDHEEIAPLKQLSPDLFILELFHGPTLAFKDFALQLLGNLYEYQIEKTRRPITVLGATSGDTGAAAIHGLLGKSGVRIFILYPDGRISPLQERQMACTGEGNVYPLAVEGSFDDTQKVLKEAFGDRAFREEVNLSAVNSINLARVLAQCVYYIHGYWRLPESVRASTEFVVPTGNFGNILAGWMVQQMGLPIGSFRVATNQNDILHRLFSSGNYVVHDVSPSLAPSMDIQVASNFERFIYFAEGENPEKVRNIMDAFKASGEYEFVDFDSSTFTSSRTTDTEIRDIITKLHQAHGYVADPHTACGLTGFDSGNPKVVLSTAHPAKFPETIIECIGSQPKHPSLEVLKTMPLVKHKVASDVDAVKTFIRQSI